The segment tAAAAATGGTTGTTATGATTTTTTACGTCGTACAATTGAATGATTGTTCGAATTTTAAGTCtacttttttatatctttttatgACACATTCATtcattgtatgtgtgtgtatatatacacaattaacaattagtgggaaaatttacaggttgcaactgggtttgcgtagtcatgtgaaacactgcactcatccttaatcttcggtaTCAAAGACTTTGCAATTAactgaaacaaaatgtataattgCAATAAGAATAACTGTTTTTTCCAGCGACATTGATTCAGTgtagtaaaaaaatatacttattgATATAACTGAGTAACTTCAAATGAGCACCCCAGTTGAACTGACTGACTGACCTATATCTGTTTGCATACTTAGCAATGTTTCCATTTCTGGCTATTTCCAGTGAAGTTTCTGATTTTTCAGTAAAGCTGTATTTAGTTTTTTGAAATTCTTCACTCTTGTGTTGTGTTCATCTTGGCAGCCATGTTTGTGACAATAATGTATTGCTTTTTCTTTGTTATTCAAATGGTCATTGTGCTAAGAAGCACTCTCTATAACACCCTGGTCTtacataaaatgttttgttaaacTGAATGAACCTTTACTCAATAAAtttatggatttaaaaaaaatgagaatttTTTGAAGGTTGAACaatcagaaaaaacaaaagtgttaatgaaaaagaaatctaTCAATGTAGTACTTCCCTTTAGACAAATAAAATGAGAACTTAGCTAATTGCTCAAATGTGTTAAATGACTTCCAATGTCACTATTTGAGTATAGAAAACACCATATTAGAAAGTTGGTTATAAATAATCAAACTGCttcaaaatactattttttagTCACGTATATGTTACACCCAGCATCTTCTATTCTTTGCTACTGTCATATGTTGCTTGAGGTTTTGTGGCACAATGGAACATGACACTTGTCCCTCTAATTGCTTTTATTCTGATGTGAACTTCACTTGATTGGGTGATCTATCTTAACACAGAGGGCAATTTAAAAGTTGAAgacaacaaatattttattgttatcaTTTGAagacaaatgaaaacaaaaaaggctAAAGGATtactatttttatgttttttgtgGTAGTAAGCTACATAGCACATTTTTCCTTGACTCTGGCTTTCTGTTTATGCATATTTCCTTAAAATAACtatgaaatgtgttttttcaaAATGAGATCCATATATTCTGTAGTCGTCACATGAAgtacagtcacacacacacacaccagacaATATTCACTGTGTTTTGATTGGTAATACTTGCTACAACAATATTTTATAAGTTTCAAATAGAAAATAACAAATTCTTAAAGTCCAAATTCTATGAAGAGAAAATACAAATCTCTGACAATTGAAATATAAATGACATTGCTGCAGGACATTGAAAGAACATGTCAGCTATACTACTGCAGCTGTCATTTATAATACTTTAGCAGTAGAAGTCAGCTATAGTACTTCAGCAGTGGAAGTCAGCTATAGTATTACAGCAGTGGAAGTCAGCTATAGTATTACAGCAGTGGAAGTCAGCTATAGTATTACAGCATTGGAAGTCAGCTATAGTACTTCAGCAGTGGATGTCAGCTCTAGTACTTCAGCAGTGGAAGTCAGCTATAGTATTACAGCAGTGGAAGTCAGCTATAGTACTACAGCAGTGGAAGTCAGCTATAGTACTACAGCAGTGACATGAAAcatctttacttttacttagtGGAAACAAAAAGCAAAGCCATTTAGTActaaatacttttttgtttaatgaaaCCAACATTGAAGTCCAAGTCAAAGTTTTCTGTTACAAACATTAATCGAGAGGAATGAGGTAATGTGATGGTAGAATTAATAGCTATCAGTTCAAATACAAAagacttgtttaaaaaaacaactcagcaCCTCTTTATGGCTTTTGTTTTCAACAtcaaaaagaaatcaaaatgtACATGTCAAAATAACTGCAAATataatattcatttctttatcttCCATAATGTACATATTTAAATGAGCACTTCTAAGTGGATATACAAAGTGTGGAATAAAATGCTGGGGAAACTTAAAACTCTCATATCTTTTGACTTTCTCATGCTTCTCAATCGCTAGAAAAGGTAATTAAGTTGAGATGCAAGCATTAGACTTGTTGGCCACCATTCTAgatctttaaaaatgtgttttaaattgaaggttcttttaaaaaaaagtttttttttggttgttaaaATGAATGTTAACTTTCACAGATTGTGCTAAATCTTAGGGCAACCACTGCAGACCTAACACATATGGTCTACCAATCACTGTTGAACACCCCATAGAAGTGTCTTCATTAGCCACtactaaattttaatgttgGAAATCATTGCAGTGATCTTGTGATAAGTTGTTGATTCTGCTTTACTGCAGCACTAACACATCCATGTTGCTAGGCAAAAGTTGTGTCCCCACCCCCAAAACAGGCAAAAAGTTAGGGGCAGCAAAAAATTTAAGTGTAAGTGAGAGTTATGGTATTTCtgacaaataaacaataaaactttGGGCTCTGATAGTATTCAGCAGCTTTTTTAGAAGGGTCATATCATTGCCtatgtttcatttttaaagATTCAAGTGTGGGTCTAATCCTTTCCTTTCTTTCATTTTTGCCTTCAGTAATATCAAATAGTATTGTAGAAACCCCATTTGTTTACTAGTCATTTCATTCGTGTTCATTATTCTCATTATTGATCAACTAAATATGTTTAGAAAcagtacgtgacgttttggcgccgccgttttgccccgccgttttggcgacgggacgttttggcgcgagcccttttggcgacgggacgttttggcgcgagatatcatttgacgataatttaataagcacttagcttttttttaatgaacccttgaattccagcgactgaggcaaataaccatggtgtctatgtatacttaacttagtattttgagaaacatggtacatgcattatatttttacttattattagcaagtgtttggtatgtatagctggagataccatacagtcattaaataaaccaatgttaatgtaaacaaataattgcatcaatttttagtctatcatcgtttcattttgtttttaattttaaagtaatatcttaaaaaactttttttgaaaataaaagtgtgcctcttaataaacacacatacacaaaatgtttattaaagaaaatgatgtgaaaaacaaacaaacatttacatttagtacgtgaaaaatatgtcttaacacaaacactcatgcaaaacatagatatgaataattcttttaaaagaaataatacaataaacgtacataacgTATTTCGCGCcgaaacgtcccgtcgccaaaacggctcgcgccaaaacgtcctgcttcggtttagaaataatttgatatttgttttaaagtatgaaagaaatatttttcctaaaaaaaaatatgtacttTTGGTATGTTGTTAAGTAAGCTGACTGTAAGAACAACTTTTAAGCTGATTGTCAGAACAAGATTTAAGCTAATTGTAAGAACAATTTTTGGCATTCATCAGCGGTAAACAAATGTCCCCACCTAGTACACTATAACTGGTTTTCATTGTTGGGgtacaaatatttgaaaatacattcaatagaaAAAGGATCTAGCTTGGACTCGTGCtgggttttgttttcattttatctttattaaaatGGTGTTCCAAAAGATGTATAATATTGAAAGCTGATATCATTGCGAACAAATTGAGTTTGTGGAATTATGTCGATAAATTGATGGAATGTTTgagtttattaatattattagttGTCTAAGTCATGCGTTGTCTCTCTAGCCTAATCctttcagtttatttcattagatGATGATCCATAGAGTGGCACAAAGAACTAGCTAAagcaaaaataatgtaaaactgTATTTAAGTCCAAATGAAATGATATTTAGATTAAATAGCTCGAAATGCTCAAAAGTCAATATTACAATGTGTTTCTATACAGGTTTTATTAAAGAAACAGTTTGTGGCTTTTGAAACAATTATTGTCTACCAatttatacataataataataataattataaggattgtcttcaagtccaaagatttatgaggaatgcattatttcccgtggctaaCTTAACTTATTGCAAAATGGCATGACTTTTTGCCTGCTTACTTTTTACAATTTCATTTCAACCTTTGAAAGTTTCATTGCGTTCAGATCTGGAAATAATGTCACTCAATCTCCTTGTTCTCCATGGGCCGTCATCACATATGTTATAGATGTTGACTGCATTCTAttaaacatacattttattttgtactaaatacaaactataaacAAACTTAATCATacataatatcaaataaaaaaaaaaacattattgtaaataaaaacaatgaacaCTCACCAgcaagaaattgaaaaaaaaaaatctaatcagCAATACAAGAACAAATGTAGGAAAGAAATAACTGTTACAAAAATTGTCAGTGAGGTGCGTGCAGCACTGTTGGAGGGGCTAAAGGCTTTCTTGGTGGGACCAATGTGTGCGGCTGTGGTGGTCCTTGTGACTGTTTCATCTGCGCCACCATGACTTGTTTCAGCCTCCTTGGGTATGGGTTCAAGCACGTCCACTGCGTAAGGTTCTTGCTGAGAATGATTGTCATCATCTGCTCCATGGGCTGATGGGTTGATGGCGTTTGAATCTGGGAATATAAATTTAGTTCATGACATTTGACTTGTGGTAGAATGTGGGAATATAAATTTAGTTCATGACATTTTACTTGTGGTAGAATGTGGGAATATAAATTTAGTTCATGACATTTTACTTGTGGTAGAATGTGGGAATATAAATTAAGTTCATGACATTTTACTTGTGGTAGAATCTGGGAATATAAATTTAGTTCATGACATTTTACTTATGGTAGAATGTGGGAATATAAATGTAGTTCATGACATTTTACTTGTGGTAGAATCTGGGAATATAAATTTAGTTCATGACATTTGACTTGTGGAAGAATGTGGGAATATAAATTTAGTTCATGACATTTTACTTGTGGTAGAATCTGGGAATATAAATTTAGTTCATGACATTTTACTTGTGTTAGCATCTGGGAATATAAATTTAGTTCTTGACGTTTTACTTGTGGTAGAATCTgggaatataaatatatttcatgaCATTTGACTTGTGGAAGAATGTGGGAATATAAATTTAGTTCATGAGATTTTACTTGTGGTAGAATGTGGGAATATAAATTTGGGAATATAAATTTAGTTCAtgagataattacatcctacgcatttcatatgtcaatctagtcatgcatgttaatcaatgacttaaattgttTCTAAGTTGTTAGTTTTCCTGACTATCAATTGAAAAGATTATACACaatattttttagaaagatttTAGTTCTTGAAATTTTccccacccctcccctcccaTCTATATCCCAGCTACCTTGTTTCTTTGATTCCTCTTTGGCTGTTTCTGGGTGCTGGCTGCCCCGGAGATGGCAGTTGTAGGGTTCCCTGGTATAAGTGGAGATGACCACGCTGAACGCTCTCATGGCCTCGCCTGGACATTCGTCTACCCGGGGCGTCATGCAGTCAGAATAGACTTGAAGAGCACTGTTGACAGGTGACAAAGAGTCTTATCATCAAGGAAAATAACTTGTTCTGATATGAATTCAACTATACAGCTCTAAACGTTTTTGTGTAAAAAACGACTAGTCTCAATAAAGTCACAATAAAGTCACGTGAGCTAGTTATGCGTAATTATTTCtgtatctcaaaaaaaaaaaggttgtttatTTAGACAGGGGTTTTCCTTTCCATTGATTTGTCTCAAATAGTGGGTCTACATTTACTGAGACAGGCAGGAtggagaaaatgtgtgtgtgtgtaatctgTTCAGAAAACAAACGCTCTACTGATCTACTAAATTAGACTCCCGGCCAGTTTCTGGTTTTGTATTCTCTCTGAAGTTTCCTCACGAATGTCCACCAATGCTGTGTGGATCAGAGATCTAGGAGTTTGTTGAGAAGTGGGATAAATTGGTACAGTaaccccccctctctctcctttcttccCTCTTTCCCCTCCTCTcttcctctccctctctctcctttcttccCTCTTTCCCCTCCTATCTTCCTCTCTCCTTTCTTCCctcctctcttcctctctcctttCCTCCTTCCTCTcttcctctccctctctctcctttcttccCTCTTTCCCCTCCTCTcttcctctccctctctcctttCTTCCCTCTTCCCCTCCTCTcttcctctccctctctcctttCTTCCCTCTTCCCCTCCTCTcttcctctccctctctcctttCTTCCCTCTttcccactctctctttcttttgctAATATTTCTCCAATTTCTTGTATAGTCACAGGGTGGCAACGTTATAACATTGTTACTGTTGTTTGACATAGTGCATCATCTCAAGCAGATAGAAGATACATAGTCAAATTGCCATTGTCTCACTATGACTGTTGTTCTTTGACATAGTGCATCATCTCAAGCAGATAGAAGAATACTTAGTCAAATTGTCCTTGTCTCACTATGACTTTACCCGAATTCTTTAATGTTTTAATAGTACCGTCTAGGATACAATGTGAATCAGGTTATCATGGACACTTAGTCAATTATATTTAATCTTTAACAGTTTGTTACCATTTTTATGAGCTTTTAGAATAGGTAGCTATATATGCCATAGGCAGCAGACGCTATACTTAACCAAAtaatcatgattttttttttggggggggggggggcaatttgTCAGTATAGATTAGTTACAAAGTTGACCCAAGTTTTGGTTATCCTATCCTACCTGCATAATTCAATAGTCTTATTGGTTAGGCTAGCAGACGACAATTTTTCTCTTTCCGGTTGACATGTGGACATGGTTTCAATACAGTTTTCATCTCTTTCGTTGCCTGCAGAAAAGAATTTTATAAACATATCATCAAGTTagtgatctaaatctagatcttaacaTATTGTCGTCTTTGCCTTCTGCTTGTAATCACGTGATGTTCCGTTACTGGCCATGTTTGACATGTTGCTGTGCAACTGTACCCCTCTAAGTCTACAATTCTTATTTAGGGGAAACAGTCTTGGTGATGTGGTGGGTGGTTTTGGTGGGGATGTAAAAGCGATCGTTGGCTCAAGAAACGGAAGTGGATGCGATGGATTCTTCTTGTTGAGCAAAACTTGAACTTTAACAGCGTCCAGGGACAGCAGGagtgggcgggggggggggggggtgctgatGGTCGTCTTCTGCCTTGACATTTGGCTAAGTTTACTTGGCCAGATTCTGAATTGTTTACTTTGTGTTTTCCGGCAAACATTTTGATTGAACCGccgcgtgtttttttttttcttttctgaagttcatttttgcatttgaaaattgttttttgaaCATTTTGTAGAAGTGGAATTCGAAAGGAAATGAAAACAAGCGCACTGTTCATTTCAACTAGTTTGAGtactaaaaacttttttttacaagtctGTTGACATGTGCTTTATTAATAACATTCCGTTTCAACTGACAGTACACACAAAATTCAAACCAAATCGCAAACTTATAGTTCGCTTGAATGTTTGATTGCTTTATGGCAGTACTGTGTTGTCAGTCTGCAGCAGATAGAAACCAACTGTCCTTTGGATGGATAATAGTCACCTggaaagccccccccccccctttaaaggTTCTTTTGTTAAGAATACTTTTTTATCAAATGCATTTTTCAGATTGGATTTACTGTCATAGTTAATTTTCCGTAGTTTGTTTGACATTCTATTTTCGTTACTGTTTAatgtattgttatgactctaacTCAAATCAAATGAACAGTCGCTTCACTTTGAATTTtcgtttctaaaaaaaaagaaaaaaaaagagcttgtctgtttaaaaaaaaaaagtttgatttgTTGAAGATGGGCGAATTCCAGTGTCTGTCAAAGTAACTTATTGGCAGAGGCTTGTACTAGTTGGTATGTTTTGGATGTGTGATTGGGCTTCGTAGGCCAGATGTTTATATATTAGTTTGCTCCTCGTGTCTGACCTGGAGAGTCTCTTGTATTGTTGAACCTCTTTGTCTGACCTGGCTAGTCTCTGATAGGCCTAATGTTGGATTTCTATGACCTGGCTAACCTCTGATAATGTTGGACTTCTATGTCTGACCTGGCTAGTCTCTGATAGGCCTAATGTTGGATTTCTATGACCTGGCTAACCTCTGATAATGTTGGACTTCTATGTCTGACCTGGCAAGTCTCATATAATGTTGGACTTTTATGTCTGACCTGGCTAGTCTCTGTTACATGACATTTTGATGGTAAATACTTGTGTCTGAAGGCTAAATAAAGTTTCCACTCGATTTCCCATGTAGTGATGTATGAAATCTACCATGTAACAAGGTATGAAAACTCCCATGTAGTGATATATCAAAGTTCCCATGTACTGTGTCTCACTGCATTGTCAGTGTGTgatttaagtctagatctgGGTCTACACTGACATCGTCCAGGACTCGGAACAGTTTCAACTACTCAGAATTACTTGAAAGTGTTACTGTGAGACAAGAGACATTGCTGTTCTAGATAGATCCTAAAAGACATTCAGCGCTTGTAGAAGTAGAGTGGAAGAGGCTGTCTTACAGGCGAACCTTTCATTTCAAAGTACCCAGAGAAATGTGTCACGTACACAATACTAACACTATGACGTCAATTCTTTGCATGTACACTTTTTGAGGAGCAAATTTCACAGAACTGATGTTAGCTTGGTTATTGCGAAACTATTATTTCTAGACTGTCCAGCTTTCTCAATCTCACAGTGCTATTcgaaaataataatactaatagacattaaaaatatgaatgtaaataaaggctgtttttttgttgtcttgGTCAACGAAACAAATATCCACAGTTATCATTAgattctatttctttgaaaacaaAGGGGGAAATATGACTGGAACGATGGAGTcctagacaaaaagaaaaatttagcaaactttttagtttggatAATCTACATCTGTACATGTTTCGTTCATTGTCTGAGGCTAAGATGTTTacagccatatctctcaatattgtattatcttttttatttcctttttagatatcacacaaaattaattatcacCATTTAACTAAATAATCGGTTctgtttattattattcttcATGTATTGTTAGGATTAGTGACTAGATGTGCAAAGTTATAACTTGATCCGAGTATGGGAAGTGAGTTAAATGTTTTCACTTGTGATTGTGCAGAGGCCCAGGCGACCAACTAAAATACCCTGACAACAAGAGTCGAAATGGCAATTACAAGACCTAATACAATTCTTGTGAAAAAAGTCTGGGGTCTGAAGgtgaaaaaaatgaatgtacGCGAGTCCTCCAGCGTTTTTCGAGCTAGGTTCCTTTTGATTGGCTCCATGACGCTAGGAgctgtttaaaaacaatat is part of the Biomphalaria glabrata chromosome 10, xgBioGlab47.1, whole genome shotgun sequence genome and harbors:
- the LOC129928501 gene encoding uncharacterized protein LOC129928501, translated to MRTKTVLIFWNLVIVSVLVFPTSGNERDENCIETMSTCQPEREKLSSASLTNKTIELCSALQVYSDCMTPRVDECPGEAMRAFSVVISTYTREPYNCHLRGSQHPETAKEESKKQDSNAINPSAHGADDDNHSQQEPYAVDVLEPIPKEAETSHGGADETVTRTTTAAHIGPTKKAFSPSNSAARTSLTIFVTVISFLHLFLYC